A genomic stretch from Aedes albopictus strain Foshan chromosome 2, AalbF5, whole genome shotgun sequence includes:
- the LOC115267583 gene encoding acetylcholinesterase isoform X1 yields the protein MVYGLRSLSSRLLRHIAIGSSTRSMSAANRINVKVHQGTVSGVREKLPNGNESFAFRGIPYARPPVGDLRYKAPQPLDKFQYPILDCSAERDVCFSRNMFTQEIEGSEDCLYLNVYSPKIGSDDKALPVMVFIHGGAFMFGSGNSDCYSPEYLVQEDVVAVTLNYRLGPLGFAYLPSQGIEGNAGLKDQLMALKWVKQNISKFGGDPNNVTMFGESAGAASVHLHLLSPHSRQYFHKAICQSGCSIMEWVMQRDPEYKARALAKLVGCKGKTDEDVYETLMTSSTVDVVGRSVGVLTDDEKIRGLPMPFKPVVESESATDAIVTKAPIDVMKTPNSIPDIPVMMGVNNREGTIMLLDGIKKLELYDNDMARLIPRTVNVNPGTVASNELGEEIKKFYFGNQSVTTKTLPQLADLMSDYHFSILANVCCELHSRYQHQSPLYYYNFSFDGMLNMYKKLLNLNVPGACHADELSYQFLFRMAPIDVDPQSPEARVRYYMCRMWTNFAKYGNPTPPEDNTLPYRWDPVAKIAADSKEDFQLNCLDITEEPKMIANPDKARMDFWRSVYRRFNEDMLKVKL from the exons ATGGTATATGGTTTAAGGTCATTAAGCAGCAGATTGCTACGTCACATCGCAATTGGTTCTAGTACTCGATCG ATGAGTGCGGCTAATCGAATAAATGTTAAAGTACACCAGGGCACCGTATCCGGTGTCCGGGAGAAACTGCCCAATGGAAACGAATCATTTGCGTTTCGTGGAATTCCGTACGCTAGACCACCCGTCGGAGACTTGCGCTATAAGGCTCCGCAGCCTTTAGATAAATTCCAGTATCCCATATTGGATTGTAGTGCCGAACGGGACGTTTGCTTCAGTAGGAATATGTTTACCCAAGAAATTGAAGGGTCAGAGGACTGTCTTTACCTTAATGTGTATTCGCCAAAGATAGGAAGTGACGATAAGGCACTTCCAGTGATGGTGTTTATCCATGGAGGAGCATTTATGTTTGGTAGCGGTAACAGTGATTG TTACTCGCCGGAATACCTTGTACAAGAAGACGTTGTAGCAGTAACACTGAACTACCGCTTAGGCCCACTAGGATTCGCATATCTTCCAAGTCAGGGTATTGAAGGAAACGCTGGACTAAAAGATCAACTGATGGCCTTGAAATGGGTCAAGCAAAATATTTCAAAGTTCGGCGGTGATCCAAACAACGTAACAATGTTTGGAGAAAGCGCTGGTGCTGCATCGGTACATTTGCATTTGTTATCCCCACATTCCAGACAATATTTCCACAAAGCCATTTGCCAGAGTGGCTGCAGTATTATGGAATGGGTCATGCAACGTGATCCAGAGTATAAGGCAAGAGCCTTGGCCAAGTTGGTAGGATGCAAAGGAAAAACCGACGAAGACGTTTATGAAACCTTGATGACGTCTTCAACTGTCGATGTTGTCGGACGGTCGGTAGGCGTTTTGACCGATGATGAAAAGATTCGTGGACTTCCAATGCCATTCAAGCCAGTTGTGGAGAGTGAGTCCGCAACGGACGCAATTGTTACGAAAGCGCCAATCGATGTAATGAAAACTCCAAACAGTATCCCAGATATTCCGGTCATGATGGGAGTGAACAACAGAGAGGGTACTATAATGCTTCTGGATGGTATTAAAAAACTTGAGTTGTACGATAACGATATGGCGCGATTGATACCCAGAACTGTGAATGTAAACCCTGGCACAGTAGCGAGTAACGAGCTGGGAGAAGAGATTAAGAAATTTTACTTTGGTAATCAGTCGGTTACTACAAAAACGCTTCCACAGTTGGCGGATTTAATGAGCGATTATCATTTCTCTATTTTGGCAAACGTATGCTGTGAATTGCATTCACGGTATCAACACCAGTCACCGCTTTACTACTACAACTTCAGCTTTGATGGAATGTTGAACATGTACAAAAAGCTGCTGAATCTGAATGTTCCCGGAGCATGCCATGCTGATGAATTATCATACCAATTCCT ATTCCGTATGGCCCCGATCGACGTGGATCCCCAGTCTCCGGAGGCGCGCGTGCGCTACTACATGTGTCGCATGTGGACCAATTTTGCCAAGTATGGAAACCCGACTCCCCCGGAGGACAACACACTTCCCTACCGGTGGGATCCGGTTGCGAAGATCGCGGCAGATTCGAAGGAGGATTTCCAGCTGAACTGTTTGGATATCACCGAGGAACCGAAAATGATCGCGAATCCGGACAAGGCTAGGATGGACTTTTGGCGTTCGGTGTACAGGCGCTTTAACGAGGACATGCTGAAAGTGAAGCTGTAA
- the LOC115267583 gene encoding acetylcholinesterase isoform X3, protein MSAANRINVKVHQGTVSGVREKLPNGNESFAFRGIPYARPPVGDLRYKAPQPLDKFQYPILDCSAERDVCFSRNMFTQEIEGSEDCLYLNVYSPKIGSDDKALPVMVFIHGGAFMFGSGNSDCYSPEYLVQEDVVAVTLNYRLGPLGFAYLPSQGIEGNAGLKDQLMALKWVKQNISKFGGDPNNVTMFGESAGAASVHLHLLSPHSRQYFHKAICQSGCSIMEWVMQRDPEYKARALAKLVGCKGKTDEDVYETLMTSSTVDVVGRSVGVLTDDEKIRGLPMPFKPVVESESATDAIVTKAPIDVMKTPNSIPDIPVMMGVNNREGTIMLLDGIKKLELYDNDMARLIPRTVNVNPGTVASNELGEEIKKFYFGNQSVTTKTLPQLADLMSDYHFSILANVCCELHSRYQHQSPLYYYNFSFDGMLNMYKKLLNLNVPGACHADELSYQFLFRMAPIDVDPQSPEARVRYYMCRMWTNFAKYGNPTPPEDNTLPYRWDPVAKIAADSKEDFQLNCLDITEEPKMIANPDKARMDFWRSVYRRFNEDMLKVKL, encoded by the exons ATGAGTGCGGCTAATCGAATAAATGTTAAAGTACACCAGGGCACCGTATCCGGTGTCCGGGAGAAACTGCCCAATGGAAACGAATCATTTGCGTTTCGTGGAATTCCGTACGCTAGACCACCCGTCGGAGACTTGCGCTATAAGGCTCCGCAGCCTTTAGATAAATTCCAGTATCCCATATTGGATTGTAGTGCCGAACGGGACGTTTGCTTCAGTAGGAATATGTTTACCCAAGAAATTGAAGGGTCAGAGGACTGTCTTTACCTTAATGTGTATTCGCCAAAGATAGGAAGTGACGATAAGGCACTTCCAGTGATGGTGTTTATCCATGGAGGAGCATTTATGTTTGGTAGCGGTAACAGTGATTG TTACTCGCCGGAATACCTTGTACAAGAAGACGTTGTAGCAGTAACACTGAACTACCGCTTAGGCCCACTAGGATTCGCATATCTTCCAAGTCAGGGTATTGAAGGAAACGCTGGACTAAAAGATCAACTGATGGCCTTGAAATGGGTCAAGCAAAATATTTCAAAGTTCGGCGGTGATCCAAACAACGTAACAATGTTTGGAGAAAGCGCTGGTGCTGCATCGGTACATTTGCATTTGTTATCCCCACATTCCAGACAATATTTCCACAAAGCCATTTGCCAGAGTGGCTGCAGTATTATGGAATGGGTCATGCAACGTGATCCAGAGTATAAGGCAAGAGCCTTGGCCAAGTTGGTAGGATGCAAAGGAAAAACCGACGAAGACGTTTATGAAACCTTGATGACGTCTTCAACTGTCGATGTTGTCGGACGGTCGGTAGGCGTTTTGACCGATGATGAAAAGATTCGTGGACTTCCAATGCCATTCAAGCCAGTTGTGGAGAGTGAGTCCGCAACGGACGCAATTGTTACGAAAGCGCCAATCGATGTAATGAAAACTCCAAACAGTATCCCAGATATTCCGGTCATGATGGGAGTGAACAACAGAGAGGGTACTATAATGCTTCTGGATGGTATTAAAAAACTTGAGTTGTACGATAACGATATGGCGCGATTGATACCCAGAACTGTGAATGTAAACCCTGGCACAGTAGCGAGTAACGAGCTGGGAGAAGAGATTAAGAAATTTTACTTTGGTAATCAGTCGGTTACTACAAAAACGCTTCCACAGTTGGCGGATTTAATGAGCGATTATCATTTCTCTATTTTGGCAAACGTATGCTGTGAATTGCATTCACGGTATCAACACCAGTCACCGCTTTACTACTACAACTTCAGCTTTGATGGAATGTTGAACATGTACAAAAAGCTGCTGAATCTGAATGTTCCCGGAGCATGCCATGCTGATGAATTATCATACCAATTCCT ATTCCGTATGGCCCCGATCGACGTGGATCCCCAGTCTCCGGAGGCGCGCGTGCGCTACTACATGTGTCGCATGTGGACCAATTTTGCCAAGTATGGAAACCCGACTCCCCCGGAGGACAACACACTTCCCTACCGGTGGGATCCGGTTGCGAAGATCGCGGCAGATTCGAAGGAGGATTTCCAGCTGAACTGTTTGGATATCACCGAGGAACCGAAAATGATCGCGAATCCGGACAAGGCTAGGATGGACTTTTGGCGTTCGGTGTACAGGCGCTTTAACGAGGACATGCTGAAAGTGAAGCTGTAA
- the LOC115267583 gene encoding carboxylic ester hydrolase isoform X2, with translation MSEKRPIVLIRPGKVAGLKGTLPNGEKWYRYKGIPYAEPPVGSLRFQPPVPLETFGGQVLDCSIERNVSLSYSYMPPDVVASEDCLYLNVYTPIGPKVGPITSIKDKLPVMVWIHGGAFCTGSGDSALYNPEYLVQEGVVVVTFNYRLGPLGFLCLPSFGIFGNMGLKDQLLVLKWVHHNIAAFGGDKNNVTLFGMSAGGASVHLHSLSDESTRYFQKAICQSGVATSCRMLQKDAEVKARRLAQHIGCRGNTDQEIYEFLHYMPAEVISSKQMGALIEHEQTLDVFYPFTPVIEVPESDQPFLTENVLNLIEKPNRNSIPTIFGVNSEELSYKANSRLKNIDLYKCEPQRFLPDSLDLPEELVKPVADKVLKFYTGHDEPTTETVHELTRIMSDNYYVMPTFLTLELQRKYQPSTPVYFYQFAMEDDLNKYRRFWNVPDNIRGACHGDELYYLFSSSYFYTRAVKQGSRADRMRAKMCKLWTNFAKTGNPSSTEMEFSWEPYESSHDCNDNVRVNCLQLDENVGMVENPFRERLNFWKNLYQKYNGSFLQPKLL, from the exons ATGTCGGAGAAAAGGCCAATAGTTCTAATCCGACCTGGAAAGGTCGCCGGATTGAAGGGGACGTTACCAAACGGTGAAAAATGGTACCGTTACAAAGGTATACCATACGCGGAGCCGCCCGTTGGAAGTCTACGGTTTCAACCACCCGTACCGTTAGAAACATTCGGAGGTCAAGTTTTGGATTGTAGCATCGAGCGCAACGTAAGCTTGAGTTACAGTTATATGCCACCAGACGTTGTTGCTTCGGAAGATTGCTTATACTTGAACGTGTACACGCCGATCGGCCCCAAGGTCGGCCCTATCACATCAATCAAAGATAAGTTGCCGGTTATGGTTTGGATTCACGGAGGTGCTTTTTGTACCGGGAGTGGCGATTCCGCACTGTACAATCCAGAATATTTGGTGCAAGAAGGTGTTGTAGTGGTGACCTTCAACTATCGTCTGGGACCCCTTGGATTTCTTTGCCTTCCTTCGTTCGGTATTTTCGGCAATATGGGCCTTAAAGATCAACTATTGGTGCTGAAATGGGTGCATCACAATATTGCAGCGTTTGGTGGAGACAAAAATAATGTAACCCTGTTTGGAATGAGTGCTGGCGGTGCCTCCGTACATTTACATTCCTTAAGTGATGAATCTACTAGGTATTTCCAGAAAGCCATTTGCCAATCTGGTGTTGCCACAAGCTGTAGGATGTTGCAGAAGGATGCGGAAGTAAAGGCTCGACGGTTAGCTCAACACATTGGATGCCGAGGGAACACCGATCAAGAGATTTATG aatttcttcactaCATGCCTGCGGAAGTCATCTCCTCCAAGCAAATGGGTGCCTTGATTGAACATGAACAAACACTTGACGTGTTCTATCCGTTTACGCCAGTCATAGAGGTACCTGAATCTGATCAACCATTCCTAACCGAAAATGTATTGAATCTCATAGAGAAACCAAACCGAAACTCAATTCCCACTATATTTGGAGTCAACAGCGAAGAGCTGTCCTACAAAGCCAATTCTCGCCTGAAAAACATTGATCTGTACAAATGTGAACCTCAACGATTTCTTCCGGATTCGTTGGACTTGCCGGAGGAATTAGTGAAACCAGTTGCTGACAAAGTTCTGAAGTTCTACACAGGCCACGATGAACCCACTACTGAAACGGTTCACGAATTGACTCGGATAATGTCCGATAATTATTATGTTATGCCAACGTTCTTGACTTTGGAGCTACAGCGAAAATATCAACCATC CACTCCTGTCTATTTCTACCAATTTGCGATGGAAGATGACCTGAACAAATACCGACGGTTTTGGAACGTTCCCGACAATATACGGGGAGCATGTCATGGCGATGAGCTGTATTATCTGTTCAGTTCCTCCTACTTCTACACTAGGGCGGTGAAACAAGGCAGCAGGGCCGATCGGATGCGTGCGAAGATGTGCAAGCTGTGGACCAATTTCGCAAAAACTGGCAATCCATCGTCAACTGAGATGGAGTTTTCGTGGGAGCCATATGAATCATCACATGATTGCAACGATAATGTGAGGGTCAACTGTTTACAGTTAGATGAGAACGTTGGAATGGTGGAAAATCCATTCCGGGAGAGgttgaatttttggaagaatctctatcaGAAGTACAACGGATCATTCCTACAACCAAAGCTGCTGTAA